Proteins encoded in a region of the Candidatus Neomarinimicrobiota bacterium genome:
- a CDS encoding GatB/YqeY domain-containing protein: MSLYDQLKSTMQDALKDGRRDTVRTLRTLLAKLKEGAIAKGETLSEAEEIKVIQSAAKQRREAIEMYEKGGRDDLVQSEETELEVIEAYLPNQLSGSELEAIVTSIIEETGATSMQDMGKVMPAVMRKVAGQADGKQVQLMVRQKLNE; the protein is encoded by the coding sequence ATGTCACTCTACGACCAGCTTAAGAGTACCATGCAAGATGCACTCAAGGATGGGCGGCGCGACACCGTCCGGACACTCCGAACGCTGCTGGCAAAACTGAAAGAAGGTGCCATAGCCAAAGGCGAAACTCTCTCCGAGGCCGAGGAGATTAAGGTAATTCAGTCTGCTGCCAAGCAACGAAGAGAAGCCATTGAAATGTACGAGAAGGGCGGTCGCGACGATCTGGTACAGAGCGAAGAAACCGAACTTGAAGTGATCGAAGCTTACCTACCCAACCAGCTGTCAGGGAGTGAACTTGAGGCGATTGTAACCAGCATCATCGAGGAAACAGGGGCCACATCCATGCAAGATATGGGAAAGGTTATGCCGGCGGTCATGAGAAAGGTTGCAGGTCAGGCCGATGGGAAGCAAGTGCAGCTGATGGTGCGACAGAAGCTGAACGAATGA
- a CDS encoding CvpA family protein, translating to MPLFQFNHGFDFIAIVITLALTIIGYHRGFLEELARLVALLFATAITVRYAGTLAFWLQERVAVDGRILSSASFIVLFASVLFVTRLLTRFLQVFMLSKGIRWANRYLGVVFGFLKGVVTIMVILWMIDMIPNQNYFRKLKSDSFVYRQFTIYRDWSIYSFGLQDSVIKSELWLKERMNSGDSLRH from the coding sequence GTGCCTCTCTTTCAGTTCAATCACGGCTTCGATTTCATTGCCATCGTTATTACGCTTGCCCTCACCATTATAGGTTATCACCGCGGATTCCTAGAGGAACTCGCCCGTCTTGTGGCCCTCCTCTTCGCCACAGCGATAACCGTCCGTTACGCCGGCACACTTGCCTTTTGGCTCCAGGAAAGGGTTGCTGTCGATGGTCGAATCCTTTCAAGCGCAAGTTTTATCGTTCTGTTTGCGAGCGTTCTTTTTGTAACAAGACTCTTGACAAGATTCCTGCAAGTGTTTATGCTATCCAAGGGAATAAGATGGGCTAATAGATATTTGGGCGTCGTTTTCGGATTCCTCAAAGGAGTAGTGACCATTATGGTTATACTGTGGATGATCGATATGATTCCAAACCAGAATTACTTTAGAAAGCTGAAGTCAGATTCTTTCGTTTACAGGCAGTTCACCATTTACAGGGACTGGTCAATATATTCGTTTGGCCTGCAAGACTCAGTAATCAAGAGTGAACTATGGTTGAAGGAAAGAATGAATTCAGGGGATAGCCTCAGGCACTGA